One window from the genome of Candidatus Flexicrinis affinis encodes:
- a CDS encoding type IV secretory system conjugative DNA transfer family protein — translation MSGAAALRIGVCTLRQYRRFRRPDGEGLTLLGAFWGEQKRRLDAGTGRLCLGGEDIARGLLTLGGPGSGKTQGIILPAIADRMLAGHSLVIADPQGELKAHILRYAAVTRHLVVVHDPTSASGPRYNLAEGIDNVSDARSISDVLVPTVLGDNRFWTDSAAALLAACLIRFNTLGAIYSAMRDVKALAKTLTSRKDDAALLANGFAASVGTDGKVAANIIATLATALTGWASADVRANTSMSDFDAALIVERPTVVVLTCPGRMRAVMPRIWARRCAS, via the coding sequence GTGTCAGGCGCAGCGGCGCTCCGGATCGGCGTTTGCACCCTGCGCCAGTATCGCCGCTTCCGCCGTCCAGACGGCGAAGGACTGACGCTGCTCGGCGCATTCTGGGGCGAGCAAAAGCGACGGCTGGACGCTGGGACGGGGCGTTTGTGTTTGGGTGGCGAAGACATCGCGCGCGGACTGCTGACGCTCGGCGGACCGGGATCCGGCAAGACGCAGGGCATCATCCTTCCCGCCATTGCCGACCGCATGCTGGCCGGCCACTCGCTGGTGATCGCCGATCCGCAAGGCGAGCTGAAGGCACACATCCTGAGGTACGCCGCCGTCACGCGCCATCTCGTGGTCGTCCACGATCCGACCAGCGCCTCCGGCCCGCGGTACAACCTCGCCGAAGGCATCGACAACGTCTCCGACGCGCGGTCGATCTCAGACGTGCTGGTGCCGACGGTGCTGGGCGACAACCGGTTCTGGACCGACAGCGCGGCCGCCCTGCTGGCTGCCTGCCTGATCCGGTTCAATACGCTGGGCGCGATCTACAGCGCGATGCGAGACGTCAAGGCGTTGGCGAAAACGCTCACGTCGCGGAAGGACGACGCCGCGCTGCTGGCCAACGGTTTCGCCGCGTCGGTCGGGACGGACGGAAAGGTCGCAGCCAACATCATCGCCACGCTGGCAACGGCACTGACGGGCTGGGCGTCCGCCGACGTCCGCGCCAATACGTCGATGTCGGATTTCGACGCCGCGCTGATCGTCGAACGGCCGACGGTGGTCGTGCTGACCTGCCCGGGCCGGATGCGCGCGGTGATGCCTCGTATCTGGGCGCGACGCTGCGCAAGCTGA
- a CDS encoding type IV secretory system conjugative DNA transfer family protein → MILDEFPTLGKLDSLVADVNLVRKRRISILIGAQTKGQFELIYGREGTQALLTGLATQVIYGGCDADTAEFYSRASGTATTDANTDDPDSLLRQRPLLTVDEVITPQVGNCTIFARYVEAGFATQVILNARLTRFYEREDWKRRLRGAGDDALLLERGIERVRRSPAAELEDSVTTEDEEKPSTIEIAARQVLAETDTGDEAKLKQGRLL, encoded by the coding sequence GTGATCCTCGACGAGTTCCCGACGCTCGGCAAACTCGACAGTCTGGTGGCGGATGTCAACCTCGTCCGCAAGCGGCGCATCTCGATCCTGATCGGCGCGCAGACCAAGGGGCAGTTCGAGCTGATCTACGGTCGCGAAGGCACGCAGGCGCTGCTCACCGGGCTGGCGACGCAGGTGATCTACGGCGGTTGCGATGCCGACACCGCGGAGTTCTACAGCAGGGCCAGTGGAACGGCGACCACCGACGCCAACACCGACGATCCGGACAGCCTCCTACGCCAGCGCCCGCTGCTGACCGTCGACGAAGTGATCACGCCGCAGGTCGGCAACTGCACGATTTTCGCGCGCTACGTTGAGGCCGGATTCGCCACGCAGGTGATCCTGAACGCCCGGCTGACGCGCTTCTACGAGCGCGAGGACTGGAAGCGACGGCTGCGCGGGGCGGGTGACGATGCGCTGCTGCTGGAACGCGGCATCGAACGCGTCCGACGATCACCGGCGGCCGAGCTCGAGGATTCGGTTACGACGGAGGATGAAGAAAAGCCGTCGACGATCGAGATTGCCGCGCGGCAGGTGCTGGCCGAGACCGACACGGGTGACGAAGCGAAGCTGAAACAGGGGAGGCTGCTATGA